gcagagagagagaggaggaagcaggctccctgctgaacagagagcccgacgcggtctcaatcccaagaccctgagatcatgacctgagccaaaggcagaggcttaatccactgacaCACCTAGGCACCCCGgctatattaaattttttaaaaaatagaaaaagaggatGTACAGAATATGGAACCATcgtatattgctggtgggaatgtaaaatggtacgaCAGAGTTTGATAAATCCCCAGTAagttacttaaaacaaaaatttgtacatgaaCCTTCATAGCagtactattcacaatagcctCAAGGTAGAAACAACGCAAATGTCCATCGGCTGATGAACAGATAGACAAAATGTGTTATCtccacacgatggaatattatttggccataggaAGTAATGAAGTCCTGACACATGCTGCAACATGAAACTTGAAACTTGAAAGTTGAAACTTGAAAACGCAATGCTAAGTGAATGAAACCAGTCAAAAAAACACACACTGTACAATTCGGTTTATGGGAACTCTTATGACTAGACAAAtccccagaaacagaaaatagatggTCATTgcagggggagctggggaggagggaaggatgagGAATAACCACTTGATGGGCAGTTTTGTTCTTGAGTGAAGGGAAAGTTCTGGAACTAGATAgcagtgatggttgtacaacattgtaagggtacttaatgccactgaactgaacacttaaaatggttaaaatgatcaattttagggacacctgggtggctcagttggttaggtgtctgccttcggcttgggtggtgatcccagggtcctggcatcgagccccccagagacaggctctctgctcagtggagagcctgcttctccctctccctctgcctgctgctccacctgcttgtgcactggcgtgagctttctctctttctctgtctctacctgaaataaataaataaaatctaaaaaaaaaccttacaaaattataaattttatgtgcattttatcACATAAAAAATCAAAGCATTTACAAATCTCCCACTCCTATCCCCCATCCTTCCATTTCCACACCTCACTCCAAATAAATAACCATCgcttttttttattatcttttgttGTTTATAATCCTTCTAGggattattttatgtatatacaaacTAATATAAGTATATACGTTCTTCAAATGGTCAAATCAAATGACAGATTTCTATGATCACATTCTAGAATACACGCAGttttgcccccttttttttctttcaattactTTTCTTGGAAACCTGttactgaagaaaataaagaacttgCTTGTCATTTTCACAGCCATATAGATTTCCACTTAGCACGGATGTATCACATTACAGTTAATCTCTCATGGGGATTTAAATTGCTTCTAATTGCTCACTATTGAAACTAATGCTGCAATGTAAATTCATGTACTTATCATTTCACATGTGTGTGAGTGAATCTGTAGGGTATATCCCTGGAAGAAGGGACGCCTGAGTGagtcagttgattaagcatccgccttcagctcaggtcatgatcctggggtcctgagattaagccccacatcaggctccttgctccgtggggagcctgcacctctctctgcttgtgctctccctctctctctctctggcaaataaatgaataatttttttaaagtccccGGAAGAGGATTTGTAGGGTCAATAAATAGGTATCACTTATAATGTTGGCGCATTATCATTGACATAACCACTTTAGCAACTGTGTcggtttatattcccaccagtggTGTGTGTATGAGAAAGGCCAACTAAGTCCTTGGCCTGAAGcacctgcctcttcctcctcctgggtcTAGATTCAAATGGATGCTCTATACAGcgtggggaaggggtggggtgcCAAGTTGTTGACCTCAGCTGTTCTACCACTTAGGACCTTgggtgctatatatatatatgtatatgtctcGGGGCCCCCCTCCTGTGTAAGGTCGGCCCACGGCTCAGGCTCTGTAACCTCAACCCTGCTTGCTCTGCACGCCTGTGGTCAAAGAGGCCAACGATGCTGCAGCACAAAGCCCAGTTTTGACTCATCTGTCAAGGCGGGGCCCCCAGGATTGGACATATCCAGAGACCTCAAACCCACTCATCTCCCCTAAAGGGAGCCCTTGGGACTCCCTGCCCAGGACTTCCCATCCCCCTTCTCCcaattttccctcttctttctaaCGGGGATACACGACCTACAGCTTGTTTCTGTTcatttctcccccccacccactcaaaaatttgatgatttttatttatttatttgacagagatcacaagtaggcagagaggcaggcagagagagaggaagggaagcaggctccctgccgagtagagagcctgacatggggctccatcccaggaccctgagatcatgacccaagccgaagacagaggccttaacccactgagccacccaagcgcccctcttcTCCACTTCTGTACAgcattttgttttacttccttttccctcttaTCCTAATCATAGAGCAGCAGGGCTGTCAACTTCATCCCCCTCTTTTTACAAACCTGAATCCCAGGGCGTTAAGTGACCGTGAACAGGGATTAAGACAGGTGAGACTCATCAAAAGTTGTGTCTTCTCCCCATCAGCTCCAGTGGGCTCCACCTGATCGatcccctttctcttcccttgagGGGATCTTCTGccatcttcccttctttccctctgtaGTTGTCCCATTTTCCTGGCCTCGATTCTGACTCCAGTACACACCCTAACATTCCCCCTTCACCATCTGAGAAACAGAGGTAGCCCTGAGAAATAGGTTTGCCCAACCTATTCAGATCTCCCAAATCAGGTGGAATCCTCTGCTGCCCACTCAGCAGCACAAGGAGGGAAGAGAGCAGAGCCACTGGGCCACCATCCCCCAAGACTGTGGTAGCCACTGTCAAGCTGTCACTGGCAGATCTGAGCTGAGCACCAGTCACTAGGCAGCTGGGGTAGCCGCTGGGAAGTCACACTGGGAGAGCCCTACCTTGACATAATCTTTGGCACATGGCGGGCTCTCCAATGATAGCAGTCATACACTCCCCTACCTTCTTtgcctccctctccagccccactTTTGGGAAACCCATGCAGGAGAGATAGGTAGGGGTGAGGCGAGGAGAGCTTGAGAAATTGGAGGAGGGAACTGGGAAGAGGATCTTAGGAATTCAGAAAGGAGTTCAGAGCCTTTCTCCAGTCTCAGCCAGATCTTGGGCATCTTTGGGTCAGAGCCCAGAGCCCTATTCCCTGGAGGTGATAGGGAGCAGGCAGGGGTTGGGTTGtaaggagaggaggcagagggctggTGCCCTAGTACTCACAGGTGCATGCCACAGAGCAGCTCTTCCTCCAGCAGCGGTGGCCTTTGTGTACTGATCTGGGAGGCTGCAGAGGAGGAAGTGACACGCcctagggtggggtggggtggaggagatTTGGGGGTGGTGGGGTAACTGACCTAGGAGAAGGTGGAGCCCATAGGAGTGGAACTGAGCCGAGGGGTTTTTGATGATACAGGGAAGCAAGGAAGCTTGTGTGGCTACCAAGACCCTATGACATGCTGGGGTGTCCCACGATATTACAATTAACCCATGACACAGCCAAAGGTTAATATTCCCCCAGCCCCCAAATTTTACAGATATAGAGGCAAAGAGGAAAGATAGATGTTGTGTTTCAGaggtaagaaatgaaaatatttgcccAAGTCCACATAGCTAACAATTCGCTGGTGTGGGCTTTCCCTCCAGGGCTGCCTGCTTCCCAAGTTGGTGTGACCTCTCCACTTCTTCATACAGGAACatgataggaaaggaagaaatagggaGGCAGTAAGCACCGGGAAGGGGAATGTTAGGGACTATGGGCACTCATTTTGAAAACCCAGTGCCCACTCTTATCATGCTGGGGGCTGAACGCCACAGGCTCTGGGGCCAAACAGCCTGAGCTCCAATCCTGGATCTCTCATGACAGCCCTGAGAACTTCTGCAGTTACTTAATCTTCCTGTGGCTTCCTCTCATCAGTCCCAGGGAACTGAGGATTgccatgagaattaaatgagctaaaATCACATCAACTGCTTCCAAGAGAACCCGGGACAACCTAAGGGCTTGATAATAGATTCCGTGGATGAGAAGGAACACGGTGAGAAGCAGAGAGGCTGAGAAATTCAAGGTCCGGCCAGCTGGGAAGTTGGAGATGGACACGGGGCCAGGCTCAGAGAATGAGACTAGGGGGCCCCTGTGCCAAGAAGGCAGCGGTGGAGGCTGGGAAAGGCGGAGAGGAGGGAAATGGGAGAAGCTGAGGGTGGGGTCACGGCCACTGGAGCAAGGGCAAGGATGAAGCCTGGGAGGAGAAGGGGTTGTGGAAAATACCCGCTCCCAGCCCACGCTTGACCACAGGGAGCTCTGAGAAGGAGCTGGACTGGAGATCTATGTTCACAGGTTGGCCTTCTCTGTGAGAGACCCTCTGCATGGCGGGGACTGACTGACACACAAGTAGATATGTAGACAAGCACCTGTCTCTCGGTGGGTGTGAGCGGCAGGTGGATTGTAGGAGTGTCGCTGCTGGGAGGAGCCACTGGAACAGGGTGGGGACGCTTCttggtggcaggggggtgggggcttcTTCAGCTGGCCTCAGCCTACTGGCCCTTGTACCCTTCCCCCACAAGCAGGGGTTACTATGGCGAtgacccctccttccccacaggccCTGTGGTTTCCTCCGCAgcttctttcactttcttcttctgcttttcccctcttttcctccctgacTCCCCCATCCTCAACCTCTCTCCACAATCACAGGTCATCCTCCAAAGCCGAAGAAAGCCAGGCACAAGGTAGGCAGGGCACAGTTCCAGTGAGGAAGGTGGGCCACAAGTGTGTTTAGGGGGGCTATGGAGGGGGAGTTGCAGAGGTGGAGTGGGGAGGCCACAGGCAGTGGGCTGAGGGTGGCGGTGTTGCAAAGGTGAGGCACGTAGGGGCAAGGAGAGATATTAGGACCAAAGGAACAGTGGGGTCGTGAGGTGAAGTGGGgtcagaaggggcagagggagtgattTCTGAGGTGATAGTGGGGTCACAGAGCAGGGGAGCTCATGCAGTAAAGAGAGGGTTGGTGTAAAACTGAAACACTGCAACTCAGATGCGGGATGTGGTTCTTCTGGGGCCAGAGACCCTCATGAGAGCCAAAGGTAGCTTCAATGAACGCCCTCGCCAGAGAAGGGCagatatgcacatatacataacCCGGGCTATGGGGACACCTTAAAGGCCTCTGGGACCATTCACACCTTCCCAGAGGTCCACAGGGTCCAATCTAAGAGCCCACACCTGGTGGCTGTGGGAGACCCAGACACCCAGGGTAGGCCCCATGGGCTCCCTTCCCTCAATCTCCCACCACACCCATCCAGGAGCATCTTATCCAATTTCCCTTGTTTCCCTAAGAAAGCCGCAAAATCCAGTAGACTAGGGGCTCACCTTCCTCACCCAGCCCCTCTCCAGGTGAGCCAGGtcatttcccccacctcctccaggagggaGCCATGTACCATGAGTTTCCATCACTTTAttttgcaaaaatagaaaactcaGCAATATGCGATACAGCGGGGTGGAGGGGAGATGTAaacagaggggaggggacagcacCCTGACCCCCCCAGAGAAAAAGGGGAGCCAGTGGGAATCTTATTTGGCAGCTAAATACAAACTGGGGattggaggaagaagggaggggtcACAGGGGCCCTGGGCTCCCCCTCCCAAGACCCCTGGAGGAAGGGGTCAAGTCCAGGGTGTAAACAaaagctaataaataaatagaggttTCCTCTGGGTCAGGGAAGGATCAGCTAAGCAGggcccacccacccccctccctgggCCAAGCTGCTCTAGAGATCAAGGAGTGGGGAAGGCATTGGGGGAGAGGGATCCCCTGGCCCCTCTGTAGTGTAGGAGGGTCCCTGCCCCGGTGGCTGAGATGGGAGGCAGGGGAAGCCCAAGGCACAtgactggggtgggggacaacatgggactgggggaggggcttgtaaCGGAGGGCACAAGGTCAACTCTGGGCCCAAGCAAAGAGGTGCCTAACGGAGCTGTGTCTGTCCCTTTCACCCTCTGGGCCCAACACAAATGCAGGGCCCAGCCTGGCCCAACCTGACCTGGCACGAGGTTGGGCTCCGAGGGCAGCGTGCACCTGGCAGGTGCATTAGCGGCACAAGGCACCAAGGGCAGGGGCAAGAGGGTGGGCTCAGCCCCCCCCCATGCCCCCTTTTTGGTCTCTAGTGTTCCTGTTTGCTCCCAGAGGCCTAAGCACCTGGCAGAGGAAGGGGCTGTGGAACTGGCAGGGTCTTCCTTCTGCCCTGGGGAGCCTGGGACCCTGGTGTCTGAGGGGCAGTGCTGAGATTTTAGAGTCCAAACCAAGGCTcacccctctgccctctctcctggCGGGAACAGAGCAAGCCCCCAAGACCGGAGAGGCAGCCAGTTAGAACAGGGAGGCTATGAACACAGAGGCACCCCTGGAAACTTTGGCAAAAACAAGGAGCTCATTggaaggggtggagagagggcAGAGCACGTCCTCCCCCAGTCACTGGCGGTGTCTGGGAGATGGTCAGTCTGCTGCCTGGAGCCCCAACCCCCACGGCAGGGAAGTCAGGGGCCCTGGTCAGGCTGGGGGCTGCAGCCCCCTTTGCCCTGGCCCCGGGGAACCTCATCCTCGCCAGAGGCCTTGGAGTGGGGACCAGGCTGCGAGGAGTCATCCTCAAACATTTCGGGGTTCTCCAGCATCTCTCGGATTAGGGGAGGCATCGGGCCTGGAATCTCCATCTTCAGGGTAATGGCCCTCTCCGCTCCTGCAACAGAGGGACAAAGAGGTTCAAGGGAGCAGAAGCCCATGCCCCTTGAGGCCATCTCCCtaacctttctctctctgggaaCACATAGGGACATAGGAACCTAGCACAAGCCTGCCACCTCTCTGTCCCAgctcaccctctccctaccccatggTCCCTGGGGgccacccctctgcctgcagcttctaCCTACCTTCTCTGCCAAGTTTGCTGCCCACTCATCCCATTCTTAGGCTCCAAGATCAGGGCCCAACTCTCAGTCCCATCCCTCAGGCACTCCCCCGCCTTCCCATGTCTACAGCTGCCCCACTGTCATTTCTTACTAAGCTTTAGAATAATAGCTAATACCAACTGAACCCCTACTATCTGCCACACATCCTTCTGAATCATCactgtccaacagaactttctgtgagGATGGCACTCTCTGCTTCGTCCAGCACAGTCCTCACTCACCCCTGGGCACTTGAAATGCGGCTATAGCCACTGAAGAACTGCATTTTTAATTCAGAGCCGTTCTAAGCCCTCTCTGTTAACTTGCTTAGCTCTCACAACAACTGTTGGGGTAACTGTTAAGTACAGTCTAGCTTCCAAACAGGAAAACAAGGAACAATAAGTAAAGGAATGTTCCCGAAGTCTCTCCACTAGCCTGCAGCAGAGctaggagcccagtgcagagcccctgATGCTCTGTTCCGGTCTTCGCTTATCTGTCTGCCTGCCTGACTCGAGAGACCAGCAGGTGCCGGAGAGGGGAGGGGTGCCCTCACGACTGACCCTTAGTGCTGATGCCCCGAAGGTCCGTGATCTTCATGAGCATCCTCGGAAACATGTAGGGCTGGCTGGGCCTCCGCCGACGCGCATAAAGCCTCAGGGCCTCCAGCAGCGGCTCCTGCAGCTTGTCTACTTTCTCCGGTTCCTCCAGGTCCATGCGGTCTGCAGGAACAAGCATAGTGCTGTGAGAAAGGAAGAGttgggagagacagtgagagggccCATCCCCAACTGGCCCTGCCCTATGGCTCCCCCAGACCTCCCACTCTGTCCCATCAGCCCTTTGCCTATGGTTCCTACCCAGACCACCTCCCCTCTCGTAAATCACTCCTGCCCAAACCGCTATATTCTCAGCACCAGTCATTTGGGATCTCCTCagctcttcctctgctctcctttcTGTCCTAGGCCCCAGCGCTGCCGGGGAGCCTGAACTGGGTCTGAGAAGTCTGTGCATGGGGCGCATGGGGCAGCTGCAACAATGAAGGACCAAAGTCTCCTGCCTGGTCCGAGAGCAGGTATGGGGTACAGTGGGAAAGGAGCGCAGGTAACCACCAGGGGGCGCCCCCGCACCTCCACAGATGAGGCAGATGGCACTGAGCAGACCAGTCTCTGTGTCATCCATCTCCAGTGGCAGGAGCTGCCCAGCAAAGGCAAAGACGAGGTCCGTGAGGGGCCCAAAGCCAGCGTTGTGCATCTGGGTCCGGTTCAGGGTCAGCCCATCGGAGAAGGTCATGGTGTCCTGCTCCGGGGTGTACCTTGTGCAGATCCGTAGCATCTGGAGGTAGGCAAGGGGAAGGCTGAGTGCTGTGCCTGGGGAAGAGCCCATCTCAGGTGGAGAGAAGAGGCGATGGGGTGCAAAGGAGGGAGTTAGAAGCAGAAGGAGGGCAACCTGCAGCAGGcacaggagggaggcagggggggGGTGGGTATCTAAAGcttgggagggaagagaggtCGGAAGGAGGCAGGGCGTCCAGAAGTGTAGGATCAGGTCTTGGGCAGGGGGAAGACAAAAAAAGCTCGGCTTTAGAGAAGATCTGGAGAGTCCCAGATtggagatggggttgggggagataaTGAGATCTTTGTGCAGACCAACTCCTTGGCCTCACAGGAGGGTCAGGCTGTGGAGGGAGATAGGCCACCGGGCTTAACTCACCAGGATGTCCAGGCAGGCAGCCTTGAGCAGAGTGATCTGGTCAGCAATGCTGAGCCCAGTAAAGCCAGGCAGCCGCTTGGCAAACTCCACGATCTTGATGATGCACTTGGTGGCCAGCTCACTGAACTTGTCCCAGAGCCCCAGATCCAGCTGCACCCGGTGGTCTGCACTGGAGTTCTAcagggaaggcaggtgggaatgcaagctaaaGCCTGCCCTGGGGGCTATCTTCTTTCTGCCCAAACCCCAAGCTCTCCCCTCTGTGTTCTGTTGCCCTTCCTAGTCCTCAGCACTAGACCATGACCTCAATACAACCCCAACCGAGTCTCCCAAGCGAAGGGTTCCCTGCCCTCACTGGACTCACCGTGGTGTATTTGCCCAGCTGGCAGAGTGAGGGGAAGGTCTCCTGATGAGCTTTGCTGACCTTGGTGATGAGCTCTTCTAACTGAGGGCTCAGCTCATAGCTGTCAAGCGACCCCTcttcctttacttctttcttcttcttattccgGTCATTCCGCACAGCTTGGGGGTGAAGGCACACAGAGAGGGTCAGGATTCTCAGAACCTCCCTCTGGGTATCCCCTCTCACCCTAATTATCCTGTCCTCTGTCCTTATCATAAACATCTGTTCCCTGGGACCCTAAtcgctgcctcagtttccctagctcCTATGAGCTCCCATTCCCAGGCTGGCTCTCTCCAGCCCCACCCAGGGCCTGcagcccctgctccctccccaggcCATTCGGCTCCATCCTGCCCTTCCTGTCACCCTGCAGGAGCtggaggggggggggcaggataTGCAGGCGGCAGGATATCCACTTATAGCCTTGGCAGCACAAtggtgcaggggaggggggccaCCCCAGATCCACCTCAGGCTCAGTCTTGGGAGCAGGGAGGCGACtgtcaagcccccccccccactacctCCCCATGAAACCGGGCAAAGAGAGCCAGTAACccccattcactcattcagagGAAGGATTAAGcactgagaggggagaagggcaaGGGGTGGGGCCTCCTGGGTGAATGGGTGGGCACTCATCAAATAGGATGGGCCAGGGATGAAGAAGCAGCACAGCAAGGCAGGCCAGGTCCAGGAGGTCAAGGAAGTGGCAGCGGGCCAGTGGGAAGAGAGTAGCGATGACCCGTAGGACAGGAGGGTTCCTGCTCCGGCCGGGTTGCGGGGTGGGCAATACCTTCTTTGGACATGCCCACTTCGAAGCATTTCTGTAGCCGGCAGTACTGACAGCGATTCCGGGTCACCTTGTTGATGATACAGTTTTTGTCACGGTGACACGTGTACACCATGTTCTTCTGGATGCTGCGGCGGAAGAAGCcctggagttgggggtgggggtgggcagtgaAGCAGGATGCTGGGAGTATACCAGCCTCT
This DNA window, taken from Meles meles chromosome 7, mMelMel3.1 paternal haplotype, whole genome shotgun sequence, encodes the following:
- the RARG gene encoding retinoic acid receptor gamma isoform X1; translation: MATNKERLFAAGGLGPGSGYPGAGFPFAFPGALRGSPPFEMLSPSFRGLGQPDLPKEMASLSVETQSTSSEEMVPSSPSPPPPPRVYKPCFVCNDKSSGYHYGVSSCEGCKGFFRRSIQKNMVYTCHRDKNCIINKVTRNRCQYCRLQKCFEVGMSKEAVRNDRNKKKKEVKEEGSLDSYELSPQLEELITKVSKAHQETFPSLCQLGKYTTNSSADHRVQLDLGLWDKFSELATKCIIKIVEFAKRLPGFTGLSIADQITLLKAACLDILMLRICTRYTPEQDTMTFSDGLTLNRTQMHNAGFGPLTDLVFAFAGQLLPLEMDDTETGLLSAICLICGDRMDLEEPEKVDKLQEPLLEALRLYARRRRPSQPYMFPRMLMKITDLRGISTKGAERAITLKMEIPGPMPPLIREMLENPEMFEDDSSQPGPHSKASGEDEVPRGQGKGGCSPQPDQGP
- the RARG gene encoding retinoic acid receptor gamma isoform X3 — its product is MVPSSPSPPPPPRVYKPCFVCNDKSSGYHYGVSSCEGCKGFFRRSIQKNMVYTCHRDKNCIINKVTRNRCQYCRLQKCFEVGMSKEAVRNDRNKKKKEVKEEGSLDSYELSPQLEELITKVSKAHQETFPSLCQLGKYTTNSSADHRVQLDLGLWDKFSELATKCIIKIVEFAKRLPGFTGLSIADQITLLKAACLDILMLRICTRYTPEQDTMTFSDGLTLNRTQMHNAGFGPLTDLVFAFAGQLLPLEMDDTETGLLSAICLICGDRMDLEEPEKVDKLQEPLLEALRLYARRRRPSQPYMFPRMLMKITDLRGISTKGAERAITLKMEIPGPMPPLIREMLENPEMFEDDSSQPGPHSKASGEDEVPRGQGKGGCSPQPDQGP
- the RARG gene encoding retinoic acid receptor gamma isoform X2 yields the protein MYDCMETFAPGPRRLYGVSGPGAGLLRRATGSSCFAGFESFAWPQPASLQSVETQSTSSEEMVPSSPSPPPPPRVYKPCFVCNDKSSGYHYGVSSCEGCKGFFRRSIQKNMVYTCHRDKNCIINKVTRNRCQYCRLQKCFEVGMSKEAVRNDRNKKKKEVKEEGSLDSYELSPQLEELITKVSKAHQETFPSLCQLGKYTTNSSADHRVQLDLGLWDKFSELATKCIIKIVEFAKRLPGFTGLSIADQITLLKAACLDILMLRICTRYTPEQDTMTFSDGLTLNRTQMHNAGFGPLTDLVFAFAGQLLPLEMDDTETGLLSAICLICGDRMDLEEPEKVDKLQEPLLEALRLYARRRRPSQPYMFPRMLMKITDLRGISTKGAERAITLKMEIPGPMPPLIREMLENPEMFEDDSSQPGPHSKASGEDEVPRGQGKGGCSPQPDQGP